The genomic segment AATGATCCCAGCGCGGCATAGCTATAAccaccacataggctggaactttgagctccaatctgtgtggtgttcttgttatcacgagaagctgtTACCGGTTGCGTCCAAAGATTGCGGATAGCtttaactgcagtcgcggagtGGAGTCTCAGTTAGATAACAGTCGGCAccagctcttgcttaaatactgtgtGGCTATGATGCTCTATATGACAAAGcgatttattggcgcctttcAATGGTCAAAGTGCGAAAGAAAGCTTTCCTGCTGTCATGATTTTATGCCCCTATTCAAATTTCTCGACAAACTTGCAAACTCCTATTCCAACAAATTATTCTCTCTAAAACCACAAATAACAAATCCTTATACCAATTCTTACAATTGTTATACATACCTTGTCGATCAGTCCCTCAATATCACCCATGCCCAAAAGTTTACTGACGAATGGTTTAGTCTTGAAAGGTTCCAAATCATCGATGTGTTCACCAGTACCAATGAAAATGATGGGAGAGCTAGTCGCCGCCACAGCTGATAGGGCACCACCACCCTTGGCATGACCATCCAATTTGGTAATAATCACCGAACCAATGTCTACCTTATCCTTAAAGGCCTTGGCTTGGGCTTCACAAGCCTGTCCAATTGTGGCATCCATAACGAAAATAATGTTGTCTGGATTTACAGCATTAGCAACTGCCAACATCTCCTCGAACAAGGACTCCTCTTGCTTGTGACGACCCGAGGTATCGACAATAATCATTTCGAAGCCTTCACGTTTGAACATATCCACACCTTCTTGGGCAATAACGACGGGGTCAATTTCTGTGTAACTACCATAGAAAGGTATTCTGGCTTTGGTGGCATTTTGTTTCACCTGATCATAGGCACCAGCACGGAAAGTATCCGCACACACCAAACAAGACTTCCAATTACGCTTCTGATAATGATAGGCCAATTTGGTACAGGTCGTTGTCTTACCCGAACCCTGCAGACCGACAAACATAATGACATTTGGTTTTCCCTTGACAGGTTGATAGGGCTTAACGCCGGGATCCACCAATTTGATTAGCTCCTTGAAGACAGCACTCTGAATCATGCGTCTTTTGTTTAGGCCACCAgccatttcatcgaaatcaatgACAGCCTTTACATTTTCACGCAATTGTTTGACCAGGCGTATGTTAACATCAGCTTCCAGCAGGGCAGCACATATTTCTTTAAGCATGGAATTTAAGGCCTCTTCATTGATAACAGTGGCTTTGCTCAACGAATGCAAGGCAGTTGTGATTTTTCTACCCAAATCTGCTAAAACCATTTTGAGGGATTGATTTGCTTTTTCAGCTCTTTAGTTACAAACACAGAAATGCAAAGTTCTTTGTTTTATGCTCTTCCTTAATAATGGGTCTCCAACTAACAATTgtgttttccttattttttttaattgtaacaATTATGAATTCGCGTAAATGCAAGGCAGAAAAAACTCTTACTTTCcttgcttcttttttttttgttgaacaaCGACGTattttgacacgtatattgatagAAATGTGAGAATACGGAAACACAACACAAAGCAAAAACAATATGGAAATGAAACACCAAACAAGTCACAGACCAAACGTCAACAATGACagttgtttaaaaataaatgcaaaaatttgcaaagagAATTATATATTATCTTTGCCTTTGTTCATAGAAAACGagttttttttaagcaaaatgaATGGTGGGGAAAATGAATGGTTAGGtagataaaataataaaaagagttaaacaaatattaaacACTTACCGACCAGACATGTGTTCACCAGTGCGCCACAAACTTTCATCTGTTTAATAACAACTCTGTCTCTGTATACAACTCAAGGGGGCTACGCACAATGAGACAAAGACATTCAACACAAGATTCAAATACATACAGTGGAAATTTAGAAAAGATGcaaaaaagataataaaaaaacggattttattgaaaaaagtgttaaagcaatattttttaataaaaaaaaatttaaaaaaagttgtataaaaactaattattcacaaaattttttatgataatAATATATTAagggccttattcacaaaacttcatGAAgccttcaaataggtttattggcatggcgaaacaattaaaggtggtctcatttgtacaacaaccataaaTCATATGGTGTAATCTGCCATCTTGTCATGAAGCTGATCGatcttttgccaacacacataaagaaatttgtgtgcgcgtgtgtatacgtgtgcatacatgagcagagaatatgcgagaaagaagataacaacaaagagagtgcaaacaaaaatctgtcatcttaataccgtcaaaccagGCCAGCTGTTAAAGGCTGTCGCGTGAGACCACcatttaaatccgccttggtttATTGGGAAAACTGCACTTTAAAGGGCGCTCTTGGAAGGGACTGTCGCCTATAGAGTACTTGCTCTGTAGGCTTTATGTCCTTGCCTTTAAGAATTTCCTTGATGTTGTTGTAGGAGCCACATAGTAgcaatcctcgtcaaactcctaTAAGTGAGCAAAGTAGGGAGCGATCATG from the Stomoxys calcitrans chromosome 1, idStoCalc2.1, whole genome shotgun sequence genome contains:
- the LOC106091438 gene encoding signal recognition particle subunit SRP54; amino-acid sequence: MVLADLGRKITTALHSLSKATVINEEALNSMLKEICAALLEADVNIRLVKQLRENVKAVIDFDEMAGGLNKRRMIQSAVFKELIKLVDPGVKPYQPVKGKPNVIMFVGLQGSGKTTTCTKLAYHYQKRNWKSCLVCADTFRAGAYDQVKQNATKARIPFYGSYTEIDPVVIAQEGVDMFKREGFEMIIVDTSGRHKQEESLFEEMLAVANAVNPDNIIFVMDATIGQACEAQAKAFKDKVDIGSVIITKLDGHAKGGGALSAVAATSSPIIFIGTGEHIDDLEPFKTKPFVSKLLGMGDIEGLIDKVNELKLDGNEELLEKIKHGQFTIRDMYEQFQNIMKMGPFSQIMGMIPGFSQDFMTKGGEQESMARIKCMMTMMDSMCDGELDNRDGAKLFSKQPQRCIRVAQGSGVTEREVKELVSHYTKFAAVVKKMGGVKGLFKQGDMTKNVNPTQMAKLNQQMAKMIDPRMLHQMGGVGGLQNMMRQLQQGAAGGLGGLGNLMGFGGK